The proteins below are encoded in one region of bacterium:
- a CDS encoding efflux RND transporter periplasmic adaptor subunit, with translation MRKRILLVVGIVVVVAVVASVLVVRQRNAKRTKTAAPQLVKVERGSVRRTVTADGTLKALTSVDVKSDAGGKVILLAVDVGDKVKKGDLIAKIDPTNTETAYSQAVADMQSSQAQLSQAQAEAQAQPRLTRSTIAQAQAAYDSAVADLKRLQSSTQPRDRADARASLDRAQASVREAQENLSRMNVSTHPVSRSSARASLDQAQASLRSAQETVKRLKQAQHPQASVQAKASLDKAKSALSVAEKELKRSRELNAKGYLSQSSLETAEDTCESARAAYAEAQEVVRTVADDQAAELRAAEADVDQAQATLAAAQKKWTSLDDDQGSEKRATEAQLQQAQADLASAQRQWATLDQDQAEELAASRQAVKKARAALDNAKADAMQVRVKAEAVVSQRAQLAKAAAEVNDTRTTLSYTTITAPRDGVILSKDVEEGTIVNSGRSGVSEGTSIVTLGDLSAMYVDVDVDETDLADISVGQQVEIEVDSVANKVLKGKVTRVDPQASTTSNVTTVPVEIEVLDHDKRLLPGLSATCTFLVGERTNVLTLPTRAIRQRDGKTTVTIPGDPSARVVMVEVGLEGDETTEIVSGLNEGDQVILPQLGANTGSDMGGPPPGMGGGFLKSSSK, from the coding sequence ATGAGAAAGCGCATTCTGTTGGTTGTCGGGATTGTCGTCGTAGTGGCGGTGGTAGCGTCGGTACTGGTCGTACGCCAGCGCAACGCCAAGCGCACCAAGACGGCGGCGCCGCAGCTTGTGAAGGTCGAGCGGGGCTCGGTCCGGCGGACCGTCACCGCCGACGGCACCCTCAAGGCGCTCACGAGCGTGGACGTCAAATCCGACGCGGGCGGCAAGGTCATCCTGTTGGCGGTGGACGTCGGCGACAAGGTGAAGAAGGGCGACCTCATCGCCAAGATTGACCCCACCAACACCGAGACCGCCTACAGCCAGGCCGTGGCGGACATGCAGAGCAGCCAGGCGCAGTTGTCGCAGGCCCAGGCCGAAGCCCAGGCCCAGCCCCGCCTGACGCGCTCGACCATCGCGCAGGCCCAGGCGGCCTACGACAGCGCGGTCGCCGACCTCAAGCGGCTGCAGTCCTCCACGCAACCTCGCGATCGGGCCGATGCCCGCGCGAGCCTGGACCGGGCGCAAGCCTCCGTGCGTGAAGCCCAGGAGAACCTCAGCCGCATGAACGTCTCCACCCACCCGGTGTCCCGCAGTTCGGCCCGGGCCAGCCTTGACCAGGCGCAGGCCTCTCTGCGCTCAGCGCAGGAGACCGTCAAGCGCCTCAAGCAGGCCCAGCACCCACAGGCGTCGGTGCAGGCCAAGGCCTCCCTGGACAAGGCCAAGAGCGCCCTGTCCGTGGCCGAGAAGGAACTCAAGCGCTCGCGCGAGCTGAACGCGAAGGGCTACCTGTCGCAAAGCAGCCTCGAGACGGCCGAGGACACCTGCGAGAGCGCTCGCGCTGCCTATGCCGAGGCGCAGGAAGTCGTGCGGACCGTGGCTGACGACCAGGCCGCCGAGCTGCGCGCCGCCGAGGCGGACGTGGACCAGGCGCAGGCGACTCTGGCCGCGGCACAGAAGAAGTGGACCTCGCTCGATGACGACCAGGGCTCCGAAAAGCGCGCCACGGAGGCCCAGTTGCAGCAAGCGCAGGCCGACCTGGCGTCAGCCCAGCGCCAGTGGGCGACCCTGGACCAGGATCAGGCGGAGGAGCTGGCGGCGTCGCGTCAGGCCGTCAAGAAGGCGCGGGCCGCGCTCGATAACGCCAAGGCGGACGCGATGCAGGTGCGGGTCAAGGCCGAGGCCGTCGTGAGCCAGCGCGCGCAACTGGCGAAGGCCGCCGCTGAAGTCAACGACACGCGGACCACGCTGAGCTACACCACCATCACCGCCCCCCGCGATGGCGTGATCCTCTCGAAGGATGTGGAAGAGGGCACCATCGTCAACTCCGGGCGGTCGGGCGTGTCCGAAGGCACCTCGATTGTCACGCTGGGCGACCTGAGCGCCATGTACGTGGACGTGGACGTGGATGAGACCGACCTGGCCGACATCTCCGTCGGCCAGCAGGTGGAGATCGAGGTCGACTCCGTGGCCAACAAGGTGCTCAAGGGCAAAGTGACCCGCGTGGACCCGCAGGCCTCGACAACCTCCAACGTGACCACCGTGCCGGTGGAGATTGAGGTCCTGGACCACGACAAGCGTCTGCTGCCGGGCCTGAGCGCCACCTGCACCTTCCTGGTGGGCGAGCGCACCAACGTGCTCACCCTCCCGACGCGCGCCATCCGGCAGCGCGACGGCAAGACCACCGTGACCATCCCCGGCGATCCCTCCGCGCGCGTCGTGATGGTCGAGGTCGGCCTGGAGGGCGATGAGACCACCGAGATCGTGTCGGGCCTGAACGAGGGCGATCAGGTCATCCTCCCGCAGCTCGGCGCCAACACCGGCTCCGACATGGGTGGCCCGCCGCCAGGCATGGGCGGCGGGTTCCTGAAGTCATCGTCGAAGTAG
- a CDS encoding ABC transporter permease — MSVWEAVQLCFEAILANRLRSALTMLGIIFGVGAVIGAVSLTAGAKAATLARFEAMGTNSLRIMPGQGRGAIGGGMGSAATLTLEDATAIGKEVSGVTAVSAQVSSSMQVQAGNQNTSTSVQGVGDNYLDVGKLTMAQGRFFTAEESRRRRKVAVLGPTVVENLFGKGEYVVGESLRLKGMTFSIIGVCNEKGSTGPFDPDDTVYVPINTAIYRLVGSMTGAKDSVNGITALAADMSRANQVKAEVTALLRQRHRIKDGDDNDFRIMAAADIVQSAEATNQIMTLLFSSIAIVSLLVGGIGIMNIMLVSVTERTREIGLRKALGATPRDIMLQFLIESMTLSLAGGVLGVVFGIGTAFTVRLFGLNSAVSPPWVFLSFGFAAAVGVVFGLLPAQKAADLDPVEALRYE; from the coding sequence ATGTCGGTCTGGGAAGCTGTTCAGCTCTGTTTCGAGGCGATCCTGGCCAATCGCCTGCGCTCGGCGCTGACGATGCTGGGGATCATCTTCGGCGTGGGTGCGGTCATCGGCGCCGTGTCGCTGACCGCCGGGGCGAAGGCCGCCACCCTGGCCCGGTTTGAGGCGATGGGCACGAACTCGCTCCGCATCATGCCCGGCCAGGGGCGGGGAGCGATCGGGGGCGGCATGGGCTCGGCCGCCACGCTCACCCTGGAGGATGCTACCGCCATCGGCAAAGAGGTGTCCGGCGTCACGGCCGTGTCGGCCCAGGTCAGCTCCTCGATGCAGGTGCAGGCTGGCAACCAGAACACCAGCACGAGCGTTCAAGGTGTGGGCGACAACTACCTGGACGTCGGCAAGCTCACCATGGCCCAGGGACGCTTCTTCACTGCCGAGGAGAGCCGCCGCCGCCGCAAGGTCGCCGTACTGGGGCCCACGGTCGTCGAGAACCTGTTTGGCAAGGGCGAGTATGTCGTCGGCGAGTCGCTCCGGCTCAAGGGCATGACCTTCTCGATCATCGGCGTCTGCAATGAGAAGGGCTCCACCGGCCCCTTCGACCCCGATGACACGGTCTATGTCCCCATCAACACAGCCATCTACCGGCTGGTGGGCAGCATGACCGGGGCCAAGGACAGTGTCAACGGCATCACCGCTCTGGCCGCCGACATGTCACGGGCGAACCAGGTCAAGGCCGAGGTCACGGCCCTGCTGCGCCAGCGGCACCGCATCAAGGACGGCGACGACAACGACTTCCGCATCATGGCCGCCGCCGACATCGTGCAGAGCGCTGAGGCCACCAACCAGATCATGACGCTGCTGTTCTCGTCCATCGCCATCGTGTCACTGCTGGTCGGGGGCATCGGCATCATGAACATCATGCTGGTGTCGGTGACCGAGCGCACGCGCGAGATCGGGTTGCGCAAAGCGCTGGGGGCCACCCCGCGCGACATCATGCTGCAGTTTCTCATCGAGTCCATGACCCTCAGCCTCGCCGGCGGGGTGCTCGGGGTCGTCTTCGGCATCGGCACCGCATTCACGGTGCGCTTGTTCGGCCTCAATAGCGCCGTGTCGCCGCCGTGGGTCTTCCTGTCGTTCGGGTTCGCGGCGGCGGTCGGCGTTGTCTTCGGTCTGCTGCCGGCGCAGAAGGCTGCAGATTTGGATCCTGTGGAGGCGTTGCGATATGAATAG
- a CDS encoding MarR family transcriptional regulator gives MAAKSRDESIAAIDDLFHDIFGKALRPETPPSRELNITMGQMHCMHTIAHLGNPTMSEIAEALQLHPSTVTVLVDGLVSHGLVRRKPDPHDRRVVRVSETAKGRHNHERHSQEKRARVSEMLSGLSDDDLQRVLESLALLREAAREYAERRKAAAPPKAPTR, from the coding sequence ATGGCTGCGAAGTCGCGTGATGAGAGCATCGCCGCCATAGATGACCTGTTCCATGACATCTTTGGCAAGGCCCTCCGTCCGGAGACCCCGCCGAGCCGTGAGCTGAACATCACGATGGGGCAGATGCACTGCATGCACACGATCGCCCACCTGGGGAACCCCACCATGTCGGAGATCGCCGAGGCGCTGCAACTGCATCCGAGCACGGTGACAGTGCTGGTGGATGGCCTGGTGTCCCACGGACTGGTCCGGCGGAAGCCGGATCCCCATGATCGGCGAGTCGTGCGGGTCAGCGAGACGGCCAAGGGTCGCCACAACCATGAGCGGCACAGCCAGGAGAAGCGAGCACGGGTCAGTGAGATGTTGTCGGGGCTGAGCGACGACGACCTGCAGCGAGTACTGGAGAGCCTGGCCCTGTTGCGCGAAGCTGCCCGCGAATACGCCGAACGTCGGAAGGCAGCGGCTCCACCGAAGGCGCCGACGCGCTGA